atttaattgaactaattttataagttttaggacttgattgcaccttttgcaaattttaagacttaattgcattttcgtgacatgtttaagattttcagtgcacttatcccttattaaaattatatttcatATTGGCCTTGGAAGAAATGGCAAAACTACTTGGAAAATATCTACAACTGAGGCAAATGTTTTTGAGTCGTTATGCACTTCCCGAGTATCAGCTATGAGCTTGTAATTCCACCGGAGACGGTTTTTTCTTGCAGTAGACACCAGTTCTTTCTGATAAGAATTGTATACAACCACCTTAAAATTAAACAATCTACAAAGGTAACTGTTCTCTTTCCACCTGAAAGTAGCCAAAAAAATGTCTGTAAACAAGCATCAAGGACAAGGGCACTGAGCAGTATCCATGACACAACTTTGGCAAAGTCATGAATCCCAAACAATTACGATATGTCGATATCTTCACATGAGTCAGGAATATCATCCTTCCTAGATCAAGATGTATCGCAACAGCAACTTGCTCTTAGGCTATTGATAAGTAAGATCACGAGACTACGTTCGCAACAAATGAAGGACAGAGGTGATAACAACTTTGTATTTGGCATTACTTGGGTATAATCGAATGTTCAACATATGCTGAGCAACTTTTTCCACTCTCCCTACTAGAAAGTTAAAAACTATACCACTGCGTTGGAGCACAGTTCCAGCTTAGTGCATAATGTTGAAGGCCTTACATATACACAACGCCACTGAGTTCATAATCGTATATAGAACAACCAAAAGTTGAAAATCTTGAAAGAACCCAAGTTGCAAAAGCAAATCCATACGATCTATCTATCTTATTCTGTATATTCAGAGTAATATTTCCAACATGTGACTGCCATTGTCAACCCCCTTTTTGAAGTCATTGTATGCTGAAGAACAATATAAAGATCAGTATAATGAATTACCTACCGACATGGTTGGGAGCCATCTAGTTTTGTTGTCCGCATCAAACCAATGGTGGAAAAGCTCGACCGAGAAAGCCCAGATACTAATTGACATATGAGAGCCTAAAGAATAACAAAAATGCCGATGGACTTAAACTTCTAATGCAATTCTCCTCTTCCAGATAGAATTATATAAACCCTGTGCTTGCACATAGTTAGATACCCATTGATTCAGCAGAGCTAGCCATAATTTCCAAAATCGGTTGCCGGTCTACACGCGATGCTTCCATGCTATGTGATCTGCAACTGAAATAAAATACTGCACTCATCATGGAATCAATAAGCACCAAAAATGAGTACATTATCACCAAGAGAGGCCCTTCCCATATCCTCGAGGACCCATCTCCGTAGCTCAATACCTTGACTCTATGCTCAAACAAGCCCTGTATAAATGCCATCCCGATTGTGGACCCAAGGAATATCAGGAGCCCTACATGAGTCTGGCCCTTTATCAGAGCACTCGACCGGAACAATGCCTGAGGTCCAGAAACATCCTCCAGTACACATATGACTATAGCAATGTTACAAATAATAATGGCATTAGCAAAAGTGACTGAGAAAACCAACCCTTCCAAAAGTGCTGCATAAACAATCAGATTTTCAGAAACTCCGATGATAGATAACACGCTACAAATGGCAACCAGAAGAACAACAAACAACGTGAGGCAGCCCACACTGACCATGCACGTCCACAAGTAAGTCATGACGATCCGCCTCCAAATTTTGGAGACTATCACAAAGAACATTGATGAATCGGCCCTCTTCTTCGAATAAGTACAGTCTACCGAGTATATAACAGCAGCTTTCGACAACAACGACACCGTCATGAACAAGGGGAAGCTCAAGGCTGAAGAGATTGCCATCTCGGAGAATTTCTGGCACGAGTGTTTGACGAAAGGCCTCAGTGGGAGTCCACTTGACTTGGCCACTAGCATGAGCCTAATGGTCAACCTCTTCAGCATCGACTGATCGACCAACACATTGGACAAAGTTATTGCAGAAACAGGGCAGATGAGCAATGTCGCGATCAGCATGAAGCTTGACAGATTGTACCGGAGAATCCTCACAGTTTCCCTCAAGATCTCCAATGCACTCATGTAATGGTACTGATGAATCTGACTCTGCCCAAAAACCCCATTAACGGATGATTCCACATCCAAATTCTGCAAATGGGGTCCTTCAGATCCCTCACTCTTGGCTCGGGCCAACTTAATTCTCGGAGAGTTTCCAGAAGGCACCTCCATTTTTCCCCTTGACCCAGTTCcgcaaaattcaagaacaatCAGATAAACATCACAAAAGCTCACTCAGCCCACGCAAAAGTCATAAAGAGCCGAACCGACCCATCAGATCTAAAACCTGGCATCCCGCATTTATAATGGCAATGCAGATCAGGTGAACAGAGAAGCATCGAATTCGGATCTGAGAAGGTGAAAACACAGAAGAGAAAACCTGAGTCCCCCACGAAATCGATGCAAGCGACCGAGCTCGAGCTGTAGAACTTGAAACGGAAATGCAAACCGTACTGTAAATCATCAGCTGACGTTCTTGAGGAGGAATTCACGAGTTCCAAGACGTGATTCCAATCGGACAAAGAGGAGGGATCTGGGGATTGCGTGAGGGAGAGGGGTCTCCGTGGGGAAACGAGAGTGGACGTGCGGACTGGGGAGCTCTTCTTGGCGCGAGTGGCATGGCGTTTTTGACACCGCCTTCCAGTCTTGGATAGTGTTCGCCCCATATGTTACCGCGAGTAGTTACGTCATGATATTGATTTAACAATTTACTATCAcagaaattggaaaaatatatttcatgacAAACGATATTCTTACAATTGAAAACGTTATTGTCCCATTATGACACCGACCACCTTATTTCAGAAACACATTCGCtacaaattgattttcaatgATTTCCGTACCAACGCTAAAAAGCATTTCGAATGTTCGagttttgatttaaaaaaaaagaaaagaaaatgctttaTTGTATCTGCATAACAGTAATTATATTACAGCCGAGTAAGTCAGGTTATCCTCGACATCATCACTGAGCATTGTGTTATTGCCGGGCATTGCTGCCCGTGGCGGTGTGGCCTAGCCCGGTCGTTATCATTGTACGAGCAAGATTGGGCGATATAGTGTGCTTTTATCGGATTCGTCTCTTCAATTCTCCACTCTCAAGGTTCTCCACGATATGCCTTCGCCGACCCTCCACCGATTGCATCGGACTTGGCCTAAGAAAGGCGAATCAAACTTATTACACTCATGCCTTCATGAGACATCACATCACCAATGTGCTTTGTCCTAAGGTTTACATCAACCACGTGTCCAATTCATTGCCCATCTCTTGGGCCGTGGGCTTGGGATTTGACCTAAAATCAAACTCTGTTATCAACTCCGTTTCAGAGGCTACACTATCCTTTTGCTGGTCATATGCAACCTTTAAACATCAAGATTAACTTACTATTCATCTATCGAAACATGCAcgaaaatcttctctctctttgctagTGAAATTCGAAAACCGCGTACCCGTTCGACTCCCCTAGAAGCCTCAATCTAGGGGGGCATGACACGTTGGATAGACTCGATGCTAGAATGGAAACACGTGCGTATATGTTCtccggttttttcttttttcccgatTCGCCAAAGTCTCGAGAATTTCCTCGCACACTGAAATACAACTGACTTGAACTAGCTAAAAATTAATCAGTCCGACCCGGCTATACACCCCGCATGTCTTGATGACATTTCGGAATGCCGGAAGCGGTGGGCTTAGTTCAGATGCATGGTAAATGCATGGGCTTGGGCTTACTAGGGCCCAACTAGCCATGCAGCCTTGCTCTTAGCTTCTCAGATTATCATGGTATATCGGAGCTCCTCTCATTTCTAATCCTCCAATCATGCCTCTGATTCGTGGTTTATGAGTTATAGACACGGGTGATGTCCACATTTATAATCTATCAAGCTAGCCTTTCTATTATTTggacccacaaaaaaataaaaaaatctagccTTTCTATTTCACTTTTTGGACGCCAAGCTTGATAGGTCGAAAAGCTTTTTACATTATCGTGCGAAAGATTTTGGATTGAATTTAAGGCtacatttgtttcgcgaaaaataagtgatttgcgAAAAcgttttttcctaaaaatgatcgtttgtattgcttgaaataattactccataaaaatattttcatcatcaacagtaatttatgtctaaatagtTTTGTAAACGATGACAATATTGTTCGTCCAATCATTCTTATCAGCGATATAAccgatcattttttagaaaatttgtccaaatcagttatttttcgtgaaacaaacggagcctaagaggGGCGTGAAACTTCTTAAGCACCGATTAACAATATGTTTTGCATATCCCCATAGCATTAATGGGAACTTTAGTGCCATGTGCTATCTTCAACATTAACTCCGTGATTATTCGGGCGCATTAATACTGACGCGACGCCGTATTAATGATTGGCATCGATCAGGCTGCCTCAGACTTTTAATGCTTCTCCCGTTCTCACGCCCGGTCCTCGGTCAAAGTCGACCCCGTCCTCTCAGGGTTCGAGATTCAAGAAGCTCGCACCGCATTAATTTCGGAAAGTTTAATGTCACAAGGTCCGTCCTTTATGTTGACATTTATCCCCATTTTCTTAATTGAAAAggcaatttaaatttaaatagaTAAATTTCGGGCCCATGAAATATATGGCTAGCTTCGTAGTGTAATTACAATTAGCACCAAGAACAAACGATTTTCCTTCGTTCAGACCCCGCGTTCTCGATATGAATGTGATTTTTAATCCAAACCAAGCGCCTAAACACTTCGTCATGCATGTCCAAGAGAAAACCTTTGTCAAACGTGATCTAAGTGATCGATAAGTCATGAAGCTTAAGGAAAATCGCGGTGAAACCTCTGAATGCTTCGATACGACATCTATAATCTTTAGTGATACTAAGATGGCGTTTTCAGGTGACAAAGAATAGAATATGATCGAGGAAGTCGGCGTTATCGTGCATCCCTCCCGCCATCCCGAAATAGCTTCCCTTTAGTTACAATTTCGTCTTCGAAATGATAGATCCGTCCTTGAGCGCAACTAAAAATACAAGACTTAGCTTGATAGTCGGTCCCATGGCATCTAAGGAAATTATAATAGAATTACACTAAAGAAGAGTTCGATCCTCTCatcgattagtttttttcttttttattggtcgaagtaacatttcattcatttttgacATAAATACAAGAGATAAATAACGTAGTCCAACCGCAAATCAAGACAATTTTCagacaacttcaaaacaaaacaagcttaGCAAGATGAATCATCGTAACAAAGGTAGGAATCACATGCTTAACGAGCAGATCCGTGACTTCTTCAAGCCAAAATTGACAACCAATCTATCTTCAGTAATGAGCAAACACCTGGATCTCTGACCGATTAGTTAGATTGACAAAAGGTTCATGCATTTTCTTTGGTCGGAGGGACCAAATGTGAAATAGTTGACTAGAATTTGCCTTATGCTCTTTAGAAAGTCTATT
The genomic region above belongs to Rhodamnia argentea isolate NSW1041297 chromosome 6, ASM2092103v1, whole genome shotgun sequence and contains:
- the LOC115727946 gene encoding uncharacterized protein LOC115727946, translating into MEVPSGNSPRIKLARAKSEGSEGPHLQNLDVESSVNGVFGQSQIHQYHYMSALEILRETVRILRYNLSSFMLIATLLICPVSAITLSNVLVDQSMLKRLTIRLMLVAKSSGLPLRPFVKHSCQKFSEMAISSALSFPLFMTVSLLSKAAVIYSVDCTYSKKRADSSMFFVIVSKIWRRIVMTYLWTCMVSVGCLTLFVVLLVAICSVLSIIGVSENLIVYAALLEGLVFSVTFANAIIICNIAIVICVLEDVSGPQALFRSSALIKGQTHVGLLIFLGSTIGMAFIQGLFEHRVKVLSYGDGSSRIWEGPLLVIMYSFLVLIDSMMSAVFYFSCRSHSMEASRVDRQPILEIMASSAESMGI